The Sphingobacterium bambusae genome includes a window with the following:
- a CDS encoding SusE domain-containing protein, which yields MKRNFIFIWLSALLACFGACKTDDMNYTDVQVTAVNSLFEPLDNKSVKLVSSSTASLFFEWEAALSEDGGAPLYEVLFDKVGGDFSKPLYKLMSNNNGFANNAYVTHKVLNAVAISSGVNPGESGEVQWTVVSSRGINRVQSAVVRKLNISSLEGFADIPDELYVSGEGSEGGTAVATALPFKQTATGEFEIYTRLEAGKSYVFLDRKDVNARRFFTDDQVKLKEASEETSMQVSQTGVYRILLDFNVATVSFTEIRSIGLWFSPENKILFNLPYQGKGIWSGTGVVTFRQEGWGRDERYKFQLSTLVNGNTVVQQFGAKNPTDSRPTAASDPSYYHLKLLNAVTQWDDKWKFDGAVDGKSTTISVILQGDKEYTHTVKVN from the coding sequence ATGAAAAGAAATTTCATTTTTATTTGGCTATCTGCCCTGCTCGCTTGCTTTGGAGCTTGCAAAACCGATGATATGAACTATACCGACGTGCAGGTTACGGCCGTCAACAGCCTCTTCGAACCGCTTGACAACAAGTCGGTGAAGTTGGTCAGCTCCAGCACGGCTTCCCTATTTTTCGAATGGGAGGCGGCGCTCAGCGAAGACGGCGGCGCTCCTTTGTATGAGGTGCTGTTTGACAAGGTGGGGGGCGATTTCTCGAAGCCACTCTACAAGTTGATGTCCAACAACAATGGCTTCGCCAACAATGCCTATGTCACGCACAAGGTGCTCAATGCGGTGGCCATCTCCTCGGGCGTCAATCCGGGCGAAAGCGGCGAGGTGCAGTGGACGGTGGTTTCCTCCCGCGGCATCAACCGGGTACAGTCGGCGGTGGTGCGCAAGCTCAACATCAGCAGCTTGGAGGGTTTCGCCGATATTCCAGATGAGCTCTATGTGTCGGGCGAGGGCTCAGAAGGCGGAACGGCTGTCGCTACGGCCTTGCCGTTCAAACAAACGGCAACCGGCGAATTTGAGATCTACACCCGCCTAGAGGCAGGCAAGAGCTATGTGTTCCTCGACAGGAAGGATGTGAATGCGCGCCGGTTCTTCACGGACGATCAGGTGAAGCTGAAAGAAGCCAGCGAAGAAACGAGCATGCAAGTCAGCCAAACGGGCGTTTACCGCATCCTGCTGGACTTTAATGTGGCCACGGTCAGCTTTACGGAGATACGCTCCATAGGCCTTTGGTTCTCGCCCGAAAACAAGATTTTGTTCAACCTACCTTACCAAGGAAAAGGCATCTGGAGCGGCACGGGTGTCGTCACCTTCCGTCAAGAGGGATGGGGCCGAGACGAGCGCTATAAATTTCAATTAAGCACGTTGGTCAACGGCAACACGGTGGTTCAGCAATTTGGCGCGAAAAACCCAACGGATAGCCGCCCAACAGCGGCCAGCGACCCTTCCTATTATCATTTGAAGCTGCTCAATGCGGTCACCCAGTGGGATGATAAGTGGAAGTTTGATGGCGCCGTGGATGGCAAGTCGACCACGATTAGCGTCATCCTGCAGGGCGATAAGGAGTATACACATACGGTTAAAGTAAACTAA
- a CDS encoding RagB/SusD family nutrient uptake outer membrane protein, protein MKRIIHFLYSGGLLLASLYSCNTMDPLPTDDFTDANFWQSAANAEQMVNMAYNQMYSADKMFNDEALSDNIFEGRSNTDQRSIRNGMPMPTLGRFASEWGDAYGGLKTVHVFLANVDRVLDASDSWKQRKIAEMRFIRALIYFRLVNFYGDVPFFTEDISLEESEQIARTPKATVMAFIHTELSAISSMLPSRNELPNADRGRITKGAAMAFQARAYLYESNWQKTADYCDSLINAQGSYGNYALFPSYTGLFEAANEYNEEVILDYAQLPILKTWGKLYDAAPLSAGARLNAYAPLQSLVDNYLMLNGSSIQGNASYNENNPYVNRDPRLTATLVHHGAQWVNFDGSTRTIYTRPGTGGSEQERMDVYSGPAANASPTGYYVRKYYDRTATEVFQSGLNIIMFRYADVLLMYAEAKQQLGQLDAALWNQTIRPIRARAGFEAAAALDFPAGLSNEAMTTLIRNERRSELALEGLRYFDIIRWKAGKTYLDGPVYGAKFANGNNSYIRLDTRRFDENRDYLWSLPQVEVDLNNNLLPNNPGHAN, encoded by the coding sequence ATGAAACGAATTATTCACTTTCTATATAGCGGCGGTCTCTTGTTGGCTAGCTTGTATTCCTGCAATACCATGGATCCACTGCCCACCGATGACTTTACCGATGCCAACTTTTGGCAGTCGGCCGCCAATGCCGAGCAGATGGTCAATATGGCCTACAATCAAATGTATTCGGCCGACAAGATGTTTAACGATGAGGCCCTTAGCGATAATATCTTTGAAGGGCGTTCCAATACAGATCAACGCAGCATTCGCAATGGTATGCCTATGCCTACGCTGGGGCGTTTCGCTTCCGAGTGGGGCGATGCCTATGGCGGACTAAAAACCGTGCATGTGTTCTTGGCCAATGTAGATCGCGTGCTAGATGCTAGCGACAGCTGGAAACAGCGAAAAATAGCGGAGATGCGCTTTATCCGGGCCTTGATCTATTTTAGGTTGGTCAACTTCTACGGCGATGTGCCTTTCTTTACCGAAGACATCAGCCTGGAGGAGTCGGAACAAATTGCCCGCACGCCCAAAGCTACGGTGATGGCCTTTATCCATACCGAACTTTCGGCCATCAGCAGTATGCTGCCTAGCCGCAATGAACTGCCTAATGCCGATCGCGGCCGCATCACCAAAGGCGCAGCCATGGCTTTTCAGGCGCGTGCCTACCTCTATGAAAGCAACTGGCAGAAAACGGCCGACTACTGCGATAGCTTGATCAATGCGCAGGGCAGCTACGGCAACTATGCGCTCTTCCCTAGCTATACCGGCCTCTTTGAAGCGGCCAATGAATACAATGAAGAGGTTATTTTGGACTATGCGCAACTGCCCATTTTGAAAACATGGGGCAAGCTCTACGATGCCGCGCCACTATCGGCCGGTGCCCGACTGAATGCCTACGCGCCCTTGCAGAGCTTGGTCGACAACTACTTGATGCTAAACGGCAGCTCCATTCAGGGCAATGCCAGCTACAATGAAAACAATCCCTACGTCAATCGGGATCCGCGCTTAACGGCTACGCTGGTGCACCATGGCGCGCAATGGGTCAATTTTGATGGATCAACACGCACCATCTACACACGCCCCGGCACGGGAGGCAGCGAGCAAGAGCGCATGGATGTGTATAGTGGCCCTGCGGCCAACGCTTCGCCTACGGGCTATTATGTGCGTAAATATTATGATCGCACAGCCACCGAGGTGTTCCAGTCGGGTCTAAACATCATTATGTTTCGCTACGCGGATGTGCTATTGATGTATGCCGAGGCCAAGCAGCAGCTGGGTCAACTGGATGCCGCGCTGTGGAACCAAACCATCCGCCCCATCCGGGCACGGGCTGGCTTTGAGGCGGCTGCCGCGCTGGACTTTCCTGCAGGGCTAAGCAACGAAGCGATGACTACGCTCATCCGCAACGAGCGTCGCAGCGAACTGGCTTTGGAGGGCTTGCGCTACTTCGATATCATCCGCTGGAAAGCGGGCAAAACCTACCTGGATGGGCCGGTGTATGGTGCAAAATTTGCCAACGGCAACAACAGCTACATCCGCCTCGATACGCGCCGCTTTGACGAGAACAGGGACTACCTCTGGTCGCTGCCGCAAGTGGAGGTCGACTTAAACAACAACTTATTGCCGAATAATCCCGGCCATGCTAACTAA
- a CDS encoding SusC/RagA family TonB-linked outer membrane protein gives MIKKSKLFLVAGALLFGHFPVQASIDSFLSRHMEVQLSVRGKVVDERGSPIQGATVLVVGTSSSAVTDNSGAFSLNAKLGDNLRITFLGYQDVMRRVDGEEITVTMSANNQSLDEVIVVGYGTTTRRSVVGAVDQINAKAIENRPVANAMQALQGASPSLNIQQRSMDPNGNTMNINIRGISTLNSNGPLVVIDGLITDVAALNKLNPMDIENVSVLKDAGTAAIYGSRSANGVLLVTTKSGKRNQRPRVSLSSLVGAQDPQILYAPVQGYQNATLKNLALTNVGKNPEFTPDQIQDLYNNRGIEQWNYDQIMQTALQQNHNVSVSGGGESSTYLFSGGFLDQRSNFVGNSNYGIKRYNLRSNMSTEYGIFKLNTILSYARNNGLSSTAGNAIINSSRIPPYYYYRMQADNGRYLINNALTDQNPLAELRDGGYVKTDNDFFNANIALDVRLMDGLKLRGVFGADINADHRFIRRLQVPLYASADAERPAVNVNSTRNTEDFNEKATMLNYQLLLDYNKTFGDHEVKGLFGGTNESYTRRINEIKYLFTDPILGTPTTGTEFDPTSRSSLGGTEEISISSLIGRLAYTYAQRYFLEATFRYDSSSRFAKVFRNGFFPSVSAGWRLSEESFMQAYSERVGDLKLRASYGSLGNQDMPAYQFLTRYEPFNNSYGFNNSAVSGAGFQIGTEDLQWEKTANFNVGVDASFLHNRLTASFDYFHKHTTDILITPRTPAVFGTQLSKRNIGQMNNQGWELVLAYNLRTGEAQHNFSANIGDTHNEVTYFEGKEQFSEADRIRKIIREGLPINAYYGYKVQGYFQNMQEIETAALPVGTSSSDLQPGDVRYIDRNNDGVIDSKDRFVLGHAFPRLTFGFTYDLKFKNFDFSMFWQGVGKRDMMVRGELVEPFHENYSFTIYQHQLDYWTPTNTDAAWPRLTAAGSPSTSNNYQMESDIYLFNGRYARLKNLQVGYSLPQGWANRLHLQRARIFANAQNLLTLSMNSWIDPESSEFDSNMSGSANSARNYPTLKYYGLGLDIQF, from the coding sequence ATGATCAAAAAGTCGAAATTATTTCTTGTTGCGGGAGCTTTGCTGTTTGGGCATTTTCCTGTACAGGCGAGCATCGACAGCTTTTTATCGCGCCACATGGAGGTACAACTGTCGGTGCGGGGAAAGGTAGTCGATGAGCGCGGCAGCCCCATACAGGGGGCAACGGTGCTCGTCGTAGGCACCAGCAGCTCGGCAGTGACCGACAATAGCGGTGCCTTCAGCCTTAATGCCAAGCTGGGCGACAACCTACGCATCACCTTCTTGGGCTATCAAGATGTGATGCGACGCGTAGATGGCGAAGAGATCACCGTCACCATGTCTGCCAACAATCAATCGCTGGACGAGGTTATTGTGGTGGGCTATGGCACCACCACACGCCGCTCGGTGGTGGGCGCCGTCGATCAAATCAATGCCAAAGCCATTGAAAATAGGCCGGTGGCCAATGCTATGCAGGCCTTGCAGGGTGCCTCGCCCAGCTTAAACATACAGCAGCGCAGCATGGACCCCAACGGCAATACCATGAATATCAATATCCGCGGGATATCCACCTTAAATAGCAATGGCCCTTTGGTGGTCATCGACGGCTTGATCACCGATGTGGCGGCGCTCAATAAGCTCAACCCCATGGATATCGAAAATGTATCGGTATTAAAAGATGCTGGTACGGCGGCCATCTATGGATCGCGCTCGGCCAATGGGGTGTTGCTGGTCACCACCAAAAGTGGTAAGCGAAATCAACGCCCCCGCGTCAGCCTTTCTTCGTTGGTAGGCGCGCAGGATCCGCAGATTTTGTACGCGCCGGTGCAGGGCTACCAAAATGCGACCCTCAAAAACCTCGCGCTGACCAATGTGGGCAAGAACCCCGAGTTTACGCCCGATCAAATCCAAGATCTGTACAATAACCGCGGGATAGAGCAGTGGAACTACGACCAGATTATGCAAACGGCCTTGCAACAGAACCATAATGTTTCCGTATCCGGCGGTGGCGAAAGTTCCACCTACCTCTTTTCAGGCGGTTTTTTGGATCAACGCAGTAATTTTGTGGGCAACAGCAATTATGGTATCAAGCGCTACAACTTGCGCAGCAATATGTCTACCGAGTATGGCATCTTTAAGCTAAATACCATCCTGTCCTATGCGCGTAATAATGGTTTGAGCAGCACCGCTGGCAATGCCATTATCAACTCGTCGCGCATACCGCCCTATTATTACTACCGCATGCAGGCCGATAATGGTCGCTACCTGATCAACAATGCCTTGACCGATCAAAATCCCTTGGCCGAACTGCGGGATGGGGGCTATGTCAAAACCGACAACGACTTTTTCAACGCCAACATCGCCCTCGATGTGCGGCTGATGGACGGGCTGAAGCTCCGCGGGGTTTTCGGTGCCGATATCAATGCCGACCATCGCTTTATCCGGCGCTTGCAAGTGCCGCTCTATGCCAGTGCTGATGCGGAAAGGCCGGCCGTCAATGTCAACTCTACACGCAATACGGAAGATTTTAACGAGAAGGCGACCATGCTCAACTACCAATTGCTCCTGGATTACAACAAGACCTTTGGTGACCATGAAGTGAAGGGGCTCTTTGGCGGAACCAACGAATCCTATACGCGCCGCATCAACGAGATCAAATACCTATTCACCGATCCTATTCTAGGCACCCCCACCACGGGAACGGAGTTTGATCCCACCAGCCGGTCTTCCCTCGGAGGCACCGAAGAGATCAGCATCAGCTCCCTCATCGGGCGGCTAGCTTACACCTACGCACAGCGCTACTTTTTAGAAGCTACTTTTCGTTACGACTCCTCTTCCCGTTTTGCAAAAGTATTTCGCAACGGCTTTTTCCCTTCGGTATCTGCCGGCTGGCGCCTCTCCGAGGAATCCTTTATGCAAGCCTACAGCGAGCGGGTGGGCGACTTGAAACTGCGCGCTTCTTATGGTTCGTTGGGCAACCAAGACATGCCGGCGTATCAATTTCTAACGCGTTATGAACCTTTTAACAATAGTTACGGATTTAATAACAGCGCGGTTAGTGGCGCAGGCTTTCAGATAGGAACGGAAGATCTACAATGGGAAAAAACAGCCAATTTTAATGTGGGGGTAGATGCTTCATTTTTGCACAACCGTCTAACCGCAAGCTTCGACTATTTCCACAAGCACACCACCGATATTTTGATTACGCCAAGAACACCGGCTGTTTTTGGCACCCAATTGAGCAAACGCAATATCGGCCAAATGAATAACCAGGGCTGGGAGTTGGTGTTGGCCTACAACCTGCGCACCGGCGAAGCGCAGCATAACTTTTCGGCAAATATCGGCGACACGCACAACGAGGTCACCTATTTTGAAGGAAAAGAGCAGTTCTCGGAGGCCGATCGCATTCGCAAGATTATCCGCGAAGGCTTGCCAATCAACGCTTATTACGGCTATAAGGTGCAAGGTTATTTCCAAAATATGCAGGAGATCGAAACGGCTGCCCTACCCGTGGGTACCAGCTCCTCGGATCTGCAGCCCGGCGATGTGCGCTATATAGACCGCAACAACGATGGTGTCATCGACTCCAAAGATCGCTTTGTGCTGGGCCACGCCTTTCCACGCCTTACTTTTGGCTTTACCTACGACCTGAAGTTCAAAAATTTCGATTTCAGCATGTTTTGGCAGGGAGTAGGCAAGCGCGATATGATGGTGCGCGGCGAGCTGGTAGAGCCTTTCCACGAAAACTATTCCTTTACCATTTACCAACATCAACTGGACTATTGGACACCGACCAACACCGATGCCGCATGGCCTCGCCTCACGGCGGCCGGGTCACCCTCCACCAGCAACAACTACCAAATGGAGTCGGATATCTACCTGTTCAACGGGCGCTATGCGCGTCTCAAAAACCTGCAGGTGGGCTATTCCTTGCCGCAGGGCTGGGCCAATCGCCTACACCTGCAGCGGGCACGCATCTTTGCCAATGCGCAAAATTTGCTCACGCTTAGCATGAACTCTTGGATCGATCCAGAATCGTCTGAATTTGATAGTAACATGAGCGGTAGCGCCAACAGCGCTCGTAACTACCCCACCTTGAAATATTATGGTTTGGGCTTAGATATACAGTTTTAA
- a CDS encoding sugar porter family MFS transporter gives MKNVWKYALIASLGGFLFGFETAVISGAEQIIQQLWQLDAFWHGLTVSISLIGTILGALLAGGYAEKYGRKPVLALIALLYLFSAIGCGLSPIWSLFLLFRFLGGLAVGVSSVVGPVYISEIAPAKDRGKLTGLFQIMIVSGIFVAYLTNFLFAGLGDNAWRYMLGIMALPAALFYALLRLLPESPRWLALHRGSEAAHVVFARLGQASAMADSADSSATSTPQQATSLWQKRYSKPIVFAVLLAFFNQMTGINAILYYAPRIFEMAGFDAQLAYLQPIFIGGTNVLFTLLGMSIIDRVGRKKLLLLGAVGMFVFLLLTAFGLKGEHSSFLLFYIIGFIGCFALSQGAVIWVFLAEIFPNEVRAKGSSLGSSTHWVFAAIISWLFPVVVEGFEQGGFYIFLFYALMVVLSFVFILLLPETKGKDLESMKDATG, from the coding sequence ATGAAAAATGTATGGAAATATGCGCTGATCGCCTCCTTGGGGGGCTTTCTCTTCGGCTTTGAAACTGCCGTCATCTCCGGCGCCGAACAAATTATCCAGCAGCTGTGGCAGCTGGACGCCTTTTGGCATGGTTTAACGGTATCCATCTCCCTTATCGGCACCATCTTGGGCGCCCTCTTGGCCGGTGGCTATGCGGAGAAATATGGACGCAAACCGGTGTTGGCGCTTATCGCGCTCCTATACCTCTTCTCCGCCATCGGCTGTGGGCTATCGCCTATTTGGTCGTTATTTTTACTATTCCGCTTTCTAGGCGGACTCGCCGTGGGCGTCAGTTCGGTGGTTGGGCCGGTTTATATTTCCGAGATTGCGCCGGCCAAAGATCGGGGCAAGCTTACCGGTCTCTTCCAGATCATGATCGTATCGGGTATTTTCGTGGCCTACCTCACCAACTTCCTCTTTGCCGGCCTGGGCGACAATGCTTGGCGCTATATGCTGGGCATTATGGCGCTACCCGCCGCCCTCTTCTATGCGCTGCTGCGCCTGCTGCCGGAGAGTCCGCGTTGGCTAGCCCTGCACCGCGGCAGCGAGGCCGCCCATGTCGTCTTTGCGCGCTTGGGACAAGCTTCCGCTATGGCCGATAGCGCCGACAGCAGCGCTACGTCTACACCGCAGCAGGCTACATCCCTTTGGCAAAAGCGCTATAGCAAGCCTATTGTCTTCGCCGTGCTCTTGGCTTTTTTCAACCAAATGACCGGCATCAACGCCATCCTCTACTATGCCCCGCGCATCTTCGAGATGGCTGGCTTCGATGCACAGCTGGCCTACCTGCAGCCCATCTTTATTGGCGGCACCAATGTGCTCTTCACCCTGCTGGGCATGAGCATCATCGACCGTGTGGGGCGCAAAAAGCTATTGCTGCTGGGCGCCGTGGGCATGTTTGTCTTCTTGCTGCTCACCGCCTTCGGTCTTAAGGGCGAGCATTCCTCCTTTTTATTGTTCTACATCATCGGTTTTATCGGCTGCTTTGCCCTCTCGCAGGGGGCCGTCATTTGGGTCTTTCTGGCCGAGATATTCCCCAATGAGGTTCGCGCCAAAGGCTCCTCCCTCGGCAGCAGCACCCACTGGGTCTTTGCGGCCATCATCTCTTGGCTATTTCCCGTGGTGGTGGAGGGCTTTGAGCAGGGCGGTTTCTATATCTTTCTGTTCTATGCGCTCATGGTAGTCCTTTCCTTTGTTTTCATCCTGCTCCTGCCCGAAACCAAGGGCAAAGACTTGGAAAGCATGAAAGACGCCACCGGCTAA